In Gossypium arboreum isolate Shixiya-1 chromosome 6, ASM2569848v2, whole genome shotgun sequence, the following are encoded in one genomic region:
- the LOC108484085 gene encoding mitochondrial pyruvate carrier 4 codes for MASSKLQALWNHPAGPKTIHFWAPTFKWGISIANVADFAKPPEKLSYPQQIAVTATGIIWSRYSTVITPKNWNLFSVNIAMAGTGIYQLTRKIKHDYFSEAKPAIASE; via the exons ATGGCGTCCTCCAAGCTACAGGCTCTGTGGAACCACCCTGCCGGACCCAAAACCA TTCACTTTTGGGCACCAACTTTTAAATGGGGCATTAGCATAGCGAATGTGGCTGACTTTGCTAAACCACCGGAAAAACTTTCCTACCCTCAGCAAATAG CGGTTACTGCAACTGGAATTATCTGGTCACGCTACAGCACTGTAATCACTCCG AAAAACTGGAATCTCTTCAGTGTAAACATTGCTATGGCTGGAACAGGCATATACCAACTAACACGAAAAATAAA ACATGATTACTTTTCGGAGGCAAAGCCGGCCATTGCATCTGAATGA
- the LOC108484084 gene encoding mediator of RNA polymerase II transcription subunit 11, with protein MDSPTQNTSLQRLQNVEKRIVRVLELAGGVMDELANPTGPRKEFINNHCREFMKMIKDIQVTLRDEIKSACEYRPFEKCDYSSRISNEICCKKLEYVLSQLDAMKQTIDEYQATI; from the exons atGGATTCTCCCACTCAGAATACCTCTTTGCAGCGACTTCAAAATGTGGAGAAG AGAATCGTTAGGGTTTTGGAGCTGGCGGGAGGTGTCATGGATGAACTCGCCAATCCAACGGGTCCCAGGAAAGAATTTATCAATAATCATTGTCGTGAATTCATGAAGATGATCAAG GATATCCAAGTGACATTGAGGGATGAAATCAAGAGTGCCTGTGAGTATCGCCCGTTTGAGAAGTGCGATTATAGTTCGAGAATATCGAATGAAATCTGTTGCAAGAAACTCGAATATGTGCTCTCGCAGTTGGATGCAATGAAACAAACCATTGATGAATATCAGGCCACTATTTGA